The proteins below are encoded in one region of Labeo rohita strain BAU-BD-2019 chromosome 15, IGBB_LRoh.1.0, whole genome shotgun sequence:
- the dyrk1ab gene encoding dual-specificity tyrosine-(Y)-phosphorylation regulated kinase 1A, b, whose translation MAAPMPHSHQQYSDCHQQSTDQSVTVLPYSDQTQALTASQRHMPQCFRDPTLAPLRKLSIDLIKTYKHINEVYYAKKKRRHQQGQGEDSSHKKERKVFNDGYDDENYDYIVKNGEKWMDRYEIDSLIGKGSFGQVVKAYDRAEQEWVAIKIIKNKKAFLNQAQIEVRLLELMNKHDTEMKYYIVHLKRHFMFRNHLCLVFEMLSYNLYDLLRNTNFRGVSLNLTRKFAQQLCTALLFLATPELSIIHCDLKPENILLCNPKRSAIKIVDFGSSCQLGQRIYQYIQSRFYRSPEVLLGMPYDLAIDMWSLGCILVEMHTGEPLFSGANEVDQMNKIVEVLGIPPNHIMDLAPKARKFFEKLSDGTWSIKKTKDGKRYKPPASRKLHAILGVECGGPGGRRAGESGHAVADYLKFKDLILRMLDYDPKTRIQPYYALQHSFFKKTTDEGTNTSSSVSTSPALEQSQSSGTTSSTSSSSGGSSGTSTSGRARSDPTHHHRHSGGHFGTAMPAIDCDNLCPQARQPYPPVVWPGIVGPEPVTVETHPVQETTFHVPPQHPKALHPHHHHHHHGQVIATRPRPRLYNSPTNSASTQDSMEVVHGHLSMTSLSSSASSSSTSSSSTGNQGNQAYQLRQLPANTLDFSQNGSMSMSMGLGAFSNPRQETGMAGHPTFPVATNTGTGHFIAEGHLGMRQGIDREDSPMTGVCVQQSSMASS comes from the exons ATGGCTGCTCCCATGCCTCATTCGCACCAGCAGTACAGTGACTGTCACCAGCAGAGTACAGACCAGTCTGTCACTGTACTGCCATACAGTGATCAGACACAAGCACTCACTGCCAGCCAG AGGCACATGCCCCAGTGCTTTCGTGACCCCACTTTAGCTCCTTTGAGGAAGCTCTCCATAGACCTGATCAAAACCTACAAACACATCAATGAG GTGTATTATGCAAAAAAGAAACGACGGCATCAACAGGGTCAAGGTGAGGACTCCAGCCacaagaaagaaaggaaagtcTTCAACGATGGCTACGACGATGAGAACTACGACTACATTGTCAAGAATGGGGAAAAATGGATGGACCGCTATGAAATTGACTCTTTAATTGGAAAAGGGTCATTTGGACAG gttgtaAAAGCTTACGACCGAGCTGAGCAAGAGTGGGTAGCAATTAAGATTATCAAGAACAAGAAGGCCTTTCTGAATCAAGCTCAAATTGAAGTACGGCTTCTCGAGCTCATGAACAAACATGACACAGAGATGAAATACTATATAG taCACTTGAAACGGCACTTCATGTTCCGGAATCATCTTTGCTTAGTATTTGAAATGTTGTCATACAACCTGTATGACTTGTTACGGAATACGAACTTCAGAGGTGTCTCTTTGAATCTGACACGGAAGTTTGCCCAGCAGTTGTGTACAGCGCTACTGTTTCTCGCTACACCTGAGCTCAGCATCATCCACTGTGACCTAAAGCCAGAGAACATCCTGCTGTGTAACCCCAAGAGAAGTGCCATCAAAATAGTGGACTTTGGGAGCTCCTGCCAACTGGGACAAAGG ATATATCAGTACATCCAGAGTCGATTCTACCGCTCCCCTGAAGTGTTATTGGGAATGCCATACGACCTGGCCATAGATATGTGGTCTCTGGGATGTATTCTGGTGGAAATGCATACAGGAGAACCTCTGTTTAGTGGAGCCAATGAG GTGGACCAAATGAACAAAATTGTTGAAGTACTTGGGATCCCACCCAATCACATTATGGACCTAGCACCAAAAGCCAGGAAGTTCTTTGAGAAGTTGTCAGATGGGACATGGAGTATTAAGAAGACCAAAGATGGAAAAAGG TACAAACCTCCGGCATCTCGAAAGCTCCATGCCATCTTGGGAGTGGAATGTGGTGGACCAGGCGGTCGTCGGGCGGGAGAATCCGGCCACGCAGTAGCTGACTACTTGAAGTTCAAGGACCTCATTCTCAGAATGCTGGACTACGACCCCAAGACGCGAATTCAGCCCTACTATGCCCTCCAGCACAGTTTCTTCAAGAAGACAACGGATGAAGGAACCAATACAAGCAGTAGTGTGTCAACAAGTCCTGCACTTGAGCAGTCGCAGTCATCAGGGACCACTTCTAGTACATCCTCAAGCTCAG GAGGATCATCTGGAACAAGCACCAGTGGCAGAGCAAGATCTGATCCGACTCACCACCATCGGCACAGCGGCGGGCATTTCGGCACAGCCATGCCAGCCATAGACTGTGACAACCTTTGCCCTCAG GCGAGACAGCCTTATCCACCAGTAGTATGGCCTGGAATCGTAGGACCAGAACCTGTTACTGTAGAGACTCATCCAGTCCAGGAAACCACTTTCCATGTGCCCCCCCAGCATCCCAAGGCATTGCACCCCCATCACCACCATCACCACCACGGACAGGTCATAGCAACGCGACCACGGCCGCGACTCTACAACTCGCCCACCAACAGCGCCTCCACCCAGGATTCCATGGAGGTGGTGCACGGTCATCTGTCCATGACATCCCTGTCTTCCTCGGCATCCTCTTCCTCCACATCTTCCTCTTCCACAGGAAACCAAGGCAACCAGGCTTACCAGCTCCGCCAGCTTCCTGCCAACACCCTGGACTTTAGCCAAAATGGAAGTATGAGTATGAGTATGGGTTTGGGTGCCTTCTCGAATCCTCGCCAAGAGACTGGTATGGCTGGACATCCCACGTTCCCTGTCGCCACAAACACAGGAACTGGTCACTTTATAGCAGAGGGACACCTGGGCATGAGACAAGGCATTGATAGGGAAGATTCTCCGATGACTGGAGTCTGCGTTCAGCAGAGCTCGATGGCCAGCTCGTGA
- the thap12b gene encoding THAP domain containing 12b, with the protein MPNFCAAPNCTRKSTQSDLAFFRFPRDPERCRLWVENCRRADLEEKTPDQLNKHYRLCAKHFEPAMICKTSPYRTVLRDTAIPTIFDLTSHLGNPHSRHRKRIKVLTDEEVRKIKERRLESSIEQLLSKKDCDAQDDSENADDIPQLTPEQKDLREFLRSSFEVMVLIGRQNFSFSCNVREDEMRSEEERFLTTGNFQALIEHRINAGDEFLRRRFETAAVNEEYCSAVQQRQLLDVCERCVREEILQQVRECRFFSIITGELVEFPEGEHLPIFLRFVDQANTLREEFIEFLSFEGEEVTVAERLETQLTKGWGLSMEHCRGQAHAGSGILGTKMKVIAAQLKEKYPMAVITPTSTCALNVHLANGMPLTGVQVVMSVLKKTNAFFKASPLLQSELDNAISILCQENIEKENLLKEGSRSTWTDLHNVFEMAVDLMEPLLLCMDSIHDNEDLKWNDQITSDAYAISEALADFEFIVTLVILKNALSFTRAFGKNLQGETIDVFFAANSLTAVLHSLHEVSDNLEVYHEFWFEEAVSLATAMEVPVKVPRLFLRKQQAVETMEIQAESFFKEYLTLPVMEYITQEVKEIFSENHLKALKCLSLVPAVMGQMRFNTSEETHADIYRRDLPHPDTLPAELHCWRIKWKHRGKEVSLPCNIHETLQHSDVKFFPNVNAFLKILATLPVLKLDGSQGETAQRRLQAYLTDTALNQRCKNLAVLNINYHIKTDLEEMVQCYLKTYPEESESD; encoded by the exons ATGCCAAATTTCTGTGCCGCCCCGAACTGTACCAGGAAAAGCACCCAGTCCGATTTAGCTTTCTTTAGGTTTCCAAGGGATCCGGAGAG ATGTAGGTTGTGGGTGGAGAACTGTCGCCGGGCAGATCTGGAGGAGAAAACTCCCGATCAGCTGAACAAGCACTACCGACTGTGTGCAAAGCACTTTGAGCCAGCCATGATATGCAAAACT AGCCCTTACAGGACAGTACTAAGGGACACTGCTATTCCTACGATTTTTGATTTAACCAGCCACCTCGGCAATCCTCACAGCAGACATCGCAAACGCATCAAAGTTCTG ACAGATGAAGAGGTTCGGAAAATCAAAGAAAGACGAT TGGAGTCTTCAATTGAACAGCTGCTCTCCAAAAAAGACTGCGACGCTCAGGATGACAGTGAAAATGCCGACGACATTCCTCAGCTGACGCCCGAGCAAAAAGACCTCAGAGAGTTCTTAAGGTCTTCCTTTGAAGTCATGGTTTTGATAGGAAGGCAAAATTTTTCCTTCAGCTGCAATGTAAGAGAAGACGAGATGCGCTCTGAGGAGGAACGCTTCTTAACTACGGGCAACTTCCAAGCGCTAATTGAGCACCGTATCAACGCAGGTGATGAATTTCTTCGGAGGAGGTTCGAGACGGCGGCTGTTAATGAGGAATATTGTTCGGCCGTCCAGCAGAGGCAGCTCCTGGATGTCTGCGAGAGATGCGTCCGTGAAGAGATACTTCAGCAAGTCCGAGAATGCCGCTTCTTCTCCATCATCACAGGGGAGTTAGTGGAGTTTCCAGAAGGAGAGCACCTGCCCATATTCCTGCGCTTTGTAGACCAAGCCAACACTCTTAGAGAGGAATTCATAGAGTTTCTCTCGTTTGAAGGAGAGGAGGTCACTGTCGCTGAGAGATTGGAGACTCAGTTGACGAAGGGATGGGGCTTGAGTATGGAGCACTGCAGAGGACAAGCACATGCGGGATCTGGTATACTTGGCACCAAGATGAAGGTCATCGCTGCCCAGCTTAAGGAGAAATACCCCATGGCGGTGATCACACCCACTTCCACCTGTGCACTCAATGTTCACCTTGCTAATGGCATGCCATTGACTGGAGTGCAAGTCGTGATGTCTGTTCTGAAGAAGACGAATGCCTTTTTTAAAGCATCTCCTTTGTTGCAGAGCGAACTTGATAATGCTATCTCCATCCTGTGTCAGGAAAACATAGAAAAAGAAAACCTTCTCAAAGAGGGCTCACGTTCAACCTGGACTGATCTTCATAATGTGTTCGAGATGGCCGTTGATTTGATGGAGCCGCTTTTGCTGTGCATGGACAGCATACATGACAATGAGGATCTCAAGTGGAACGACCAAATCACCAGTGACGCTTACGCCATTTCTGAGGCCTTAGCGGATTTTGAGTTCATCGTGACGTTGGTTATTTTAAAGAACGCCTTGTCTTTTACGAGAGCCTTTGGGAAGAACCTACAGGGAGAAACCATCGATGTGTTTTTCGCCGCCAACAGCCTTACAGCAGTACTGCATTCATTGCACGAGGTGTCGGACAATCTCGAAGTGTACCACGAATTCTGGTTCGAAGAGGCTGTCAGTTTGGCGACTGCGATGGAGGTCCCGGTGAAAGTCCCGAGGTTGTTTCTTCGGAAGCAACAGGCGGTGGAGACCATGGAAATACAAGCAGAATCATTCTTTAAGGAGTATCTTACACTGCCGGTTATGGAGTACATCACGCAGGAGGTCAAGGAGATCTTCTCTGAGAATCATCTCAAGGCACTCAAGTGCTTGTCTCTCGTCCCCGCGGTCATGGGCCAAATGAGGTTCAACACCTCCGAGGAGACCCACGCGGACATTTACAGGAGAGATCTGCCCCACCCGGACACGTTACCTGCTGAACTACATTGTTGGAGGATAAAGTGGAAACACAGAGGGAAGGAAGTAAGCTTGCCGTGCAACATTCACGAAACCCTTCAGCACTCCGATGTGAAGTTCTTTCCTAACGTTAATGCGTTTTTGAAAATATTAGCCACGTTGCCTGTGCTAAAGCTTGATGGGAGTCAGGGTGAAACCGCCCAAAGACGCTTACAAGCTTACCTCACGGACACTGCATTAAACCAAAGATGTAAGAATCTGGCTGTGCTGAACATCAATTATCATATAAAGACAGACCTGGAAGAAATGGTTCAGTGTTATTTAAAAACGTACCCAGAAGAAAGTGAGAGCGATTGA